AAGGCGCGCAAGCCTTCCGGCTCCATCGGCCAAGTCATCGCCACTTTGTAAATGGCAATGCCGAGTTGTTCGGCGCGCGCTTCGTCCACACCCAGTTCTTCCAGCGCATCGCGCACATCAAGATACGATTTACCGGTGGTGACAATGCCGATTTTTTTGTTCTTGCCGCCCATCACCACTTTGTCGAGTTGATTGGCGCGCGCAAATGCCTGTGCCGCGAGTAGGCGTTGTTGAAACTGACGCTTCTCTGCCATCAGTGGCATCACGCCAAACGCGCTGCTCAGTGAGCCGGGTTCAACTGTAAAATCTTCAGGAATTTTAATTTCTACACGGTGTGGGTCTACATAAATTGATGCAGAGGATTCCACCGTATCCGTCACGCAAATAAAACCAATCCAGCAGCCGGAATAGCGCGACATGGCAAAGCCGTACAAACCAAAATCCAAATAATCCTGCACGGTGGCGGGATTCAATACCGGCATAGAAAAATGTAAAAAAGCGTGTTCGGATTGATGCGCAATCGTAGAAGATTTCGCGCCGTGATCGTCGCCCGCCAAACACAACACGCCGCCGTGTTGTGAAGAGCCGGAGTAGGAGCCGTGTTTGATGGCATCGCCTGAGCGATCCACGCCCGGCCCTTTGCCGTACCAAATGCCGAAAACACCGTCGTATTTCGCGCCGTCGATCAAGTTCACTTGCTGTGAGCCCCACACGGAAGTGGCGGCCAAATCTTCGTTCACACCTGGCTCAAAATGGATGTGATGCGCTTCCAAATGTTTTTTTGCGTTCCACAATTGCAAATCGTAAATGCCCAGCGGACTGCCGCGATAACCGGAAATAAAACCGGCCGTGTTCAAGCCCGCTTTCTCATCGCGCAGACGCTGCATGATGGGTAGGCGCACCAAGGCTTGCGAGCCAGTGATGAAGATGCGGCCAGATTCGAGGGGGTACTTATCGTCGAGGGAAACGTCTTGCATGAGCGATCTCAGGGCGGGAAAAACAAGGGGTGAAATTGTAGCCGTTATTTGAAGGTCAAAACGATGCCTAACCCAAATGTCACCACGGCGCAGACAGCGTATATCGCGAAGGTCAGCCAATACATGACAGGCGCATTGTCGCGTGAATAGAGGCGGATGCGCCCCCACCAACCTTGAGCTTTAATTTCGCCTTGCTTTAAGCCATCAACGATCAGCCAAGTAAAGACAAGAAATAAGACTAAAAAGAATGCAGAGTACATGCGTTAGATATCTCCGTGGTTTTGCTCCGCACGCAGCAGCTCCACTGCGCGTTGCTCGTGGGAGTGCGGTGGAATTGTAGCCGTAAGGTGCACAGTTTAAAGGAGCGGTGCCGTAATCGATCGATGCCGGTCTACAATGTTGGTGCAAATGGCACAGGAGTGTAGCGGCATGGGTTTCATCAGGAATTCTATCGGCCTGAAAATATTTTCGGTGGCGAGCCTGATCGTGTTCCTGATGGTGGGCATCACGGTTATGAATTTGCGCGTGCAGGCACAAGTCAGTCACGCGCTGGAGCAGGTAGCTGACCGCTACATTGCGGCTTATGGCGGCATGGCAGATGCCAATGTGCGCTCGATGGAGCAGGCGCTGTACCTGCGCCGGTTGGTCATCGCAAAAATTTTGCTGCACGACGATGCTATCGCTCAGACCACAGCGGACGACATTGTGCTGAATGGCCGCCTATTCGACGAAACTGTTGCTAATATTCGTACAGAACTCAATCTGGTGGATACGCGGCAAGATGTTTTTGCTGATGCCACAACCCTAGCCCGCATCGACGAGAAGTTGGCGCTGGCGCAGGAGCAGCAGCGGCGCTACGAAGAAGATATTGCAAGGCTGCAAAAACAAGTTTTTAGCAATGATGTTGCAGAGTTGCAGCAGGCGCTGCCGGAGCTTGGTGATTGGCGCAGGGATTTCAACACCCATATGGGGGAGACGCGTCAGTTGATGCTGGAGGCCACCCGCAACGCGGCAGACAATGCGATTCAATTGCAGCAGAGCGCCACGCGTATCAGTGTTATAGCTGTGTTGCTTGCCTCGCTGTTGGCACTGGCGGTGGCCGCTTGGATCACCCATAGCTTAGTGCGCCAAGTGCGTGTGCTGTTGCAGGGCACGCAATCGGTTATCAACGGCCAGTTGGATGTGGCTCTGCCGGTGACCACCAGCGACGAGATAGGCCATCTCACACACAGCTTCAACACTATGACCGAAGGTTTGCGCGTGGGTAACCGTGTGCGGGATATTTTTGGTAAGTATGTTGATCCGCGCATTGTCGAAGATTTGATCGAAAAGCCGCAGCTGATGAGCAGTGAGGGCGAGCGCCAGATCATGACTGTGCTGTTCTGTGACATGCAGGACTTCACGCGCCTGAGCGAGACGCTGACACCGGCGGCACTGGTCAAGTTGCTCAACCGCTATTTCACGCTGATTTCTGAGGCGATCCATGAAAATGGCGGCGTGATCGATAAGTTTATTGGCGATGCCGTTATGGCCTATTGGGGGCGGCCGTTCAACGCGGAGCACGAGCAGGTGCAGCGGGCGCTGGGCGCCATGTTGACCATGCGCGAAAAAACGCAGCAGTTGCAAAATGAATTACCGCAGTTGCTGGGTTTTCGCACTAACTTGCCGCAGATCGGTGTGCGCGCTGGTATCGCGACGGGCGAGGCGATAGTCGGCAATATCGGTTCCGACCGCACGAAAAATTTCACCGTCATCGGCGATACAGTGAACTTGGCATCACGGCTGGAAGGTGTCAACAAGCTGTACGGCACCTCATTGTTATTGACGGAAGAGGCGGCGGTGATGGCCGGTGAGTTGTTTGTACTGCGCGAAGTGGACACCGTTGTGGTTTCTGGCAAGACCGAGGCGAAAAAAGTATTCACTTTGGTCGGGCGCAAAGGGACGCTGCCGGATACCAGCATTCGCCTGTTGCAGCACTATGCACAGGGGTTGGCGGCCTATCGCGCGGCAGACTGGTCGGCAGCGCGCGAACAGTTCCAGACCTGCTTACAAATCAATTCACTGGACGAGCCGTCGGCCGTCATGCTGGAGCGGCTGAACCAGTTTGCCAGTCAACCGCCGTCGGCGGATTGGCAGGGCGTGT
The DNA window shown above is from Cellvibrionales bacterium and carries:
- a CDS encoding adenylate/guanylate cyclase domain-containing protein, which codes for MGFIRNSIGLKIFSVASLIVFLMVGITVMNLRVQAQVSHALEQVADRYIAAYGGMADANVRSMEQALYLRRLVIAKILLHDDAIAQTTADDIVLNGRLFDETVANIRTELNLVDTRQDVFADATTLARIDEKLALAQEQQRRYEEDIARLQKQVFSNDVAELQQALPELGDWRRDFNTHMGETRQLMLEATRNAADNAIQLQQSATRISVIAVLLASLLALAVAAWITHSLVRQVRVLLQGTQSVINGQLDVALPVTTSDEIGHLTHSFNTMTEGLRVGNRVRDIFGKYVDPRIVEDLIEKPQLMSSEGERQIMTVLFCDMQDFTRLSETLTPAALVKLLNRYFTLISEAIHENGGVIDKFIGDAVMAYWGRPFNAEHEQVQRALGAMLTMREKTQQLQNELPQLLGFRTNLPQIGVRAGIATGEAIVGNIGSDRTKNFTVIGDTVNLASRLEGVNKLYGTSLLLTEEAAVMAGELFVLREVDTVVVSGKTEAKKVFTLVGRKGTLPDTSIRLLQHYAQGLAAYRAADWSAAREQFQTCLQINSLDEPSAVMLERLNQFASQPPSADWQGVWLVAQK